Proteins found in one bacterium genomic segment:
- a CDS encoding N-acetylmuramoyl-L-alanine amidase → MKLLSAAATIAVILALWSNPGSAENGFPQVTVNDRVVAFSAPLALQHGAVMAPLAPLAASFGATMVWDRDAHTATVTSAAGLAVRLSIGEAEALVGAERVELPTAPVLKGDVVVVPAAAVLRAMGAYVKEGEGRVEALSQTTGVTWGRHDGVLTFVIATSGPVGADAHLLDAPDRLAVDISHSADLIEKPVLAVGDADVVRVRHGQFQVRPFVTRVVFDLTRRVPYRIAVAPGAVTVTIGDAIPAARTPPAEGALPPEPELDSQPAPAGVEAETHPERDDRSAPAVSPDVAIRDVPVEHPTAVPAEPLAPPPLPPFADAPGAFHLQAVTYDIQSGTGHLTIIASQPAVYQVKQFVYPSRLAIDLPGAVFMPRRQDLEVGSSTIRNVVVEQLHTAPNLARIMINLRRQSDYSASTTDEGRRIDLVFGDGARAAPPGPAVIIDPGHGGADSGAVGPTGLRESTVTLAISRMVQQRLARQGIRVVLTRTDDSTVALEDRPDVAQRAGGVVFVSIHANASQSPLKEGTETYYGTADSHALAMMIQSEVVQALGEPDRGIRTADFYVIVKTPMPSVLVETAFISNPVEERLLRRPAVQTRIAEAIARAILRFLASRSASLVP, encoded by the coding sequence ATGAAGCTGTTGTCCGCCGCGGCGACGATCGCCGTGATTCTTGCGCTCTGGTCCAACCCGGGCTCGGCGGAGAACGGCTTCCCCCAGGTCACGGTCAACGATCGGGTGGTCGCATTTTCCGCTCCACTCGCACTTCAGCACGGCGCGGTGATGGCCCCGCTGGCGCCGCTGGCCGCGTCGTTCGGCGCCACGATGGTCTGGGATCGAGACGCCCATACCGCCACGGTGACGTCCGCGGCGGGGTTGGCGGTGCGCCTGAGCATCGGGGAGGCCGAGGCGCTGGTGGGCGCGGAGCGGGTGGAGCTTCCCACCGCCCCAGTGCTCAAAGGCGATGTCGTGGTCGTGCCCGCCGCGGCGGTGCTGCGGGCGATGGGGGCGTACGTGAAAGAAGGGGAGGGCCGCGTCGAGGCCCTTTCCCAAACGACCGGCGTGACGTGGGGCCGGCACGACGGCGTCCTGACCTTTGTGATCGCCACATCTGGACCGGTGGGCGCCGACGCCCACCTGCTGGATGCGCCCGACCGGCTGGCGGTGGATATCAGTCACTCTGCGGATCTCATCGAGAAGCCGGTGCTCGCGGTCGGTGATGCGGACGTTGTCCGCGTGCGCCACGGCCAGTTTCAGGTTCGACCATTTGTCACGCGGGTCGTGTTCGATCTTACCCGCCGCGTTCCGTATCGGATCGCCGTCGCTCCCGGAGCCGTCACGGTGACGATCGGCGACGCGATTCCCGCTGCCCGGACCCCGCCCGCGGAGGGGGCGTTGCCCCCCGAACCCGAGCTCGACAGTCAGCCTGCGCCCGCGGGCGTCGAGGCGGAGACGCACCCGGAGCGGGACGATCGAAGCGCGCCGGCGGTGTCCCCCGACGTCGCCATCCGCGACGTCCCCGTCGAACACCCAACCGCGGTGCCGGCGGAGCCGCTGGCGCCGCCCCCGCTCCCACCGTTTGCGGACGCTCCAGGCGCGTTCCATCTTCAAGCGGTGACCTACGATATCCAGAGCGGCACCGGTCATTTGACGATCATCGCCTCTCAGCCGGCGGTATATCAGGTCAAACAGTTCGTGTACCCGTCCCGGCTGGCGATCGACCTCCCTGGGGCGGTCTTCATGCCGCGGCGTCAAGATCTCGAGGTGGGGAGCAGCACCATCCGGAACGTGGTCGTCGAGCAACTGCACACCGCGCCAAACCTCGCGCGGATCATGATCAACCTGCGCCGGCAGTCCGACTACTCCGCGAGCACGACGGACGAGGGCCGCCGCATCGACCTCGTCTTCGGCGACGGCGCGAGGGCCGCACCCCCAGGGCCGGCCGTGATCATCGACCCCGGGCACGGGGGCGCCGACAGCGGGGCGGTGGGCCCCACCGGCCTGCGCGAGTCGACCGTCACCCTGGCGATCAGCCGGATGGTGCAGCAGCGGCTGGCGCGGCAAGGGATCCGTGTGGTCCTCACCCGGACCGACGACAGCACCGTCGCCCTGGAGGACCGCCCGGATGTCGCGCAGCGAGCAGGAGGGGTCGTGTTTGTCAGCATCCACGCGAACGCCAGTCAGAGCCCTCTGAAGGAAGGAACGGAAACCTACTACGGGACCGCCGATAGTCATGCTCTGGCGATGATGATCCAGAGTGAGGTCGTGCAAGCGTTGGGTGAGCCCGACCGGGGGATTCGCACCGCGGATTTCTACGTCATTGTCAAGACCCCGATGCCCTCCGTGCTGGTCGAGACCGCGTTCATCAGCAACCCGGTGGAGGAACGGTTGCTGCGTCGCCCCGCGGTTCAGACGCGGATCGCCGAGGCCATCGCGCGGGCGATTCTTCGCTTCCTGGCATCCCGCAGCGCAAGCCTCGTCCCCTGA
- a CDS encoding fructose 1,6-bisphosphatase has translation MAGSTGRAPITITAIKADVGSIAGHTQPSPEMLKVASEMAGAQRGKLLVDCRVTHTGDDICVLMTHRHGVEAEAVHRLAYDIFMEAGSVAERQGLYGAKQDILKSEFSGNIQGMGPGVAEVEIVERPAEPFMVLTADKTEPGAFNLLLYLTFCDPMYCGGLLLSPDVGKGFTFTVVDVNHTEAEREITLKAPEDLYDLAALLRDTGRFVVKSIHSRAHPNEQAVALSTTRLKHIAGRYVGKDDPVAIVRTQKIFPATEEFGLAFSKIPYVAGDCRGSHNMPLAPVPLNTDSSIFYCLPMVSAAGYSIRDGVLTGPIDLFKNPVWEVFLEQAVRKGAEIRSQGFFNPAMLGMEELEYGGIMERLKALDQRFVLNGARDGDRNQAAASAVRKSQKR, from the coding sequence ATGGCAGGGTCCACGGGTCGAGCCCCGATAACAATCACGGCGATCAAGGCGGATGTGGGGAGTATCGCCGGGCATACCCAACCCAGTCCCGAGATGCTTAAAGTCGCCTCGGAGATGGCGGGGGCCCAGCGCGGCAAGTTGCTGGTTGACTGTCGCGTCACCCATACCGGCGACGACATTTGCGTGTTGATGACTCACCGCCACGGGGTCGAGGCCGAAGCGGTCCACCGGCTGGCCTACGACATCTTCATGGAGGCGGGCTCCGTCGCGGAGCGGCAGGGGTTGTACGGCGCCAAGCAGGACATCCTGAAGAGCGAGTTCTCCGGCAATATCCAGGGGATGGGGCCGGGGGTTGCAGAGGTAGAGATCGTCGAGCGACCGGCGGAGCCGTTTATGGTCCTCACCGCCGACAAGACCGAGCCCGGTGCTTTTAACCTCCTGCTCTACCTCACGTTCTGCGATCCGATGTATTGTGGCGGGCTCCTGCTGAGCCCGGATGTCGGCAAAGGGTTCACGTTCACCGTTGTGGACGTCAACCATACGGAAGCGGAGCGGGAGATTACCCTGAAGGCTCCGGAGGATCTCTACGATCTCGCCGCGCTTCTGCGCGACACCGGCCGGTTTGTCGTGAAGAGCATTCACTCCCGCGCCCATCCAAACGAGCAGGCGGTCGCCCTCAGCACGACCCGGCTCAAGCACATCGCCGGTCGGTACGTGGGGAAAGACGATCCGGTCGCCATCGTGCGCACCCAGAAAATTTTCCCCGCGACCGAGGAGTTCGGGCTGGCGTTCAGCAAGATTCCCTATGTCGCCGGCGACTGCCGCGGAAGCCACAACATGCCGCTGGCCCCCGTCCCGCTCAACACGGACTCGAGCATCTTTTACTGTCTGCCGATGGTGTCGGCGGCGGGCTACTCCATTCGGGATGGGGTGTTGACCGGCCCGATCGACCTGTTCAAGAACCCAGTGTGGGAGGTGTTCCTGGAGCAGGCGGTCCGGAAGGGCGCCGAGATCCGCTCGCAGGGGTTCTTCAACCCGGCGATGCTCGGCATGGAAGAACTCGAGTACGGCGGCATTATGGAGCGGCTGAAGGCGCTCGATCAGCGCTTCGTCCTCAACGGGGCGCGCGACGGCGATCGGAATCAAGCCGCGGCTTCGGCGGTGCGCAAATCCCAGAAGCGGTAG